CGAATGGTGGTTGATGGACATAGTCTAGGAAGTAATTCGACCAATTTATATATGGGGATATCTGAGAGAATATCTGTTATCCGTAAGCCTCATCCGCCATGGTTTGTCATACTTTAATTCCCACTTCCGCGACATCCTTTCCGCTCTCCCATTTATCCGCGAGGCCGTCCCTGATGCTATCTTAGCTGGCTTTCATTTTTTGGGTTAACTGTACATCCTCTACCATCCAGTATGGTTCCTGAGGAAATTAGCATGTGTAGTGTAGCATTTATGATATTCGATGGTTTTTATGACGTCAATGTCAATGGAACGATTAGTGTAGTACAGGATTGCATGACAACAAGGAAATGACCTCTTAtgccccttctccacctaTACATAATTATAATTAGCATTTGTCTATTGCGGCTAATGGTGGCAAAGTAGAGGGAAAGGGTAACACACCGCTCTCATTCGTGAACTGTATATGCTTTTCAATATCCTTCGTTGACACAGTTGGCCTGTTTACTGTGATTGCCTTCTCAAAGTCCTTTAGGCCTAAAAGAGGCTCAAGCAATTCAGAGGATTCAATGTCTGTCCAAGTTTTCTCAATAGCGCTAGGGGCACCAGGAGAGCAAGGCGTGAGTTTTATTTGCGGTCCTTCGGGGGTGTCGACTTCCACCTGAGTTCGTATGCACATTAATATTCGAAGCTGGTaaaagaatgggaaaaatAGAAGTTTGTTTACCTCCTTGAAATGTGTAGCAGAGAGCACCTTTCTGACAGGCTGCATCAAGGCATCTCTCACAATCACAGCAATATCACTTCCAGAATACCCATCGGTTTGTTCAGCAAGGTGGGTAAAGTCGGCGGGTGTGAGACCGTGAGGAGTGGAGCCAATGTTAATTTCGAACATCCTACGACGCGCCTGAAtgtcaggaagaggaatgtATATTCGCTTCTCAAACCTATAGATAGGCGGTCAGACACATAGTCATGAAATAGGGAAGATCGACATACCTTCGCTTGATTGCCGGGTCAAGCTGCCAGGGAATGTTTGTAGCACCCAACACAAGAACACCGGTCTCTTCATTCCCTACTCCGTTCATCTGGACCAAGAACTCCGTCTTGATACGTCTCGAAGCTTCAGATTCCCCTTCGCCCCTTGCACCTGTGAGAGAGTCGATTTCgtcaatgaagatgatggcggGTTTTTGTTCACGTGCCATTTGGAAAAGCTGCTTGACCAGACTACATCGATCATCAGAACAGTAATCTCTTATTGATCAAAAACTCACCGTTCACTTTCACCCATCCACTTCGAAACGAGATCACTACTAGACACTGAGAAGAATGTACTCTTCGCTTCTGTAGCAACCGCCTTTGCCAAATAACTCTTACCAGTTCCTGGAGGTCCGTATAGCAAGATACCTCTCCAAGGAGTTCTCTTGCCAGTGAATAGCTGAGGGAACTTGATCGGCAAGATTACGGCCTCCTTCAACGCTTCCTTTGCTTGGGCCAAACCCGCAACATCCTCCCATTTAACATTTGGGCTTTCGCTAAGAATGGCTCCCTGCAGTCCCTGCCTCATCTTTTTGATCTCCGGATCATCACCATCGTCGCCCTTAACGTCGGGTCCTCCGGCGGTAGAACCGGCAGATGCGCCGGCGGCGGATACCTTCGCTTTCGATCGTTTCTCTTCAGATTTGGCGATGTGCTCCTTGAGTTTCTCAGCTCGATCAAGGTATTCGGTAAATTTTTTGCGAATAAGCTCCTTGAGCTTATCGTTCTTCTCGTCTGTAAAAGAGATTAATAGTGCACGAAAGTAATGTTTGTTCGGAGTTGGAAGTGCTCACATTTCATGGCCTACTCTGGCGTTAGTATCTGATGTGACAAAAATGACAGACTTACCATCATGAAATAGTCGAGGGCATCCTGGTACTGCTTGTATGCTTCCTATTGGGAAGTGAGTGGTTAGAACAAGGCTGGTGATGTTTGAACGTACGGCATAGTTCTGCTTCACATCTTCGTCGATAGCTTTCTGCACAAGAGCTATCGCTTTCTGCTCGTTGTCAGCTTAGAGCTTGAGGTAACATTTCGTATATACTCTCGACCCACATCTAGGAAATTTGAGTTGCTCATTGTCGATGTatggtggaaagaggagctGGATGTACGCAGATGGCTGTAAGTTGTGTTGTGACCCAGAGGTGGCTAGATCGGGACACCACAGGGCCATTGAATGGTGTGACGTCCGTGAGATAAACACATCTATCTCATTcatttcctctcctcattcCGAACCATGCTATAATAAGATATACTGACCATACTGAAATTCAAAAAGGCAATGTGGATATAATGCTACCTACGCACTCCACTCGCTCCCCGATATCCACctatcctccttcattctcgcAACTCTTATCCCCGCGGACATCtcattcttttccttctaGTCAGCTACCTCACCACCCGCCTGCTCTGCCTCAAAATTCAAATCGGCGATCTTCGCGGCGAAAGCGAAAGAAATTCACCCTTAAAACATTCCAATCTATTCTCTATCACTCATCCTTTTGGCTATGTATCATCATCGAGACAGCTTTGCTTGTTGGGGCCGCCTGGGGTCTAGGTGAACAGGCATGGCATACCGGTCCACAACAAGGATGGAATATTGTAGTGTTGGCCGCAGCTTATGCTGTATTTGTGAGTTGTATTTACAATAATCAGTTGCCGAAGCTGACAAAATTACAGCTCATCATAACCGTTACTCATGCTTGGTCCCGGTACCTGAGTGTCAAACAGATCATGAAGACGATGCCTAAGCCATATATGCCAATCAAACCCGACGATGTCCCTGAGAAAGTATCCCGCCATATAGCCACAGAATATTCCCGCACAGCCGTAATTTCCCATATATCTCAAGCAACCCAGGGAGAACAGGACGGCTGGGGTAGACCCGGCACAAAGTGGGAAGCGACATGGTTGAGAGAATATATCTTGGGAACAGTGGgggtgatgaaggaagcTTTAGGAGTCGGAGATGGACCACCTCTGAGTTTGGAGCCATTTTACGAAGCTGCGGATAGATTGAATGATTCAGGCGCTGTGAGATTGTTGGTGAACTCATGGGCAAAGTATGTGGAGAAAGCGAGGTATGGGAAAAAAGAGCCAAATGAAAGGGAGGCCGGAGCAGTGGAAAGACTTGTTGAAGTTGTTGTCCTGACGTgagttctttttcttcttctgccgaATAGAGCTGACAGTAATAGGATGGAGATCAAGCGgcaaaaaaaggagaataaATGATGTTAGATTACATACGGTTGTAAAAGTACCCATAATGAGTGTTGTCATATGATGTAGTTGCCTTTATTTGAGGCTATAGTTATCGAAGATAAACAACAGATCAGACTTGATAATCATTACGGGGCATGGTGGTAGTGTAAGAGGTTATTTAATCTGTCAGTATTTGGAGACAGCTGTAAATAACAACCATAGAATCCTTGCAAATTCTCGCATAGCAGGAGGACAGGAAAGCACTCCGGGAAACCGAAAATAAATACATAATATGAGTAAATCAAATTGTTCCATTTTAACGAATGATCGGTCGATTATATCAGTTGGTTTAGATAGTGGAGCTAATAATCATTAAGTTATTACTCCAAGGTCGGCGGTTCGATCCCGTCATCGAtcatttttttgctttttgttttgttcttccttcattctcaaccGCTTTCCTCGTTTCGCGCCTGCTTCACTTACCGACTCGGTGGTGATTATTCCAGTCTCTCTCCGCATCTCGTCCACCTTTCGCTTTGCTTGCGTCGGTCTTGCTTCAAGATGGCCAGCGCTTCCGGGTACAACCATCATCGCTTTGCTCGCGCTGTGCTTAAAAAATCCCGAAAATGGGAGCCATCATTGACCGTTCAGCTCTTTTCGAATCACTGGAGGTTTGAAAACTCTCCTCTCAACTTCCAATACGATGGTCCGATGAAGGTATGTCTACGCAGAAGAGCCATGGAGCCCATCGTTAACGGTTTGCCAGCCGTTCCTCCTAGCCATTCGTTCCCAAGTCATTCCTGCTTCTCTTATCCCCTTCCTTTATGACATCCAACCACCCATCTCATTTGTAGACGGATGTCTCGTAGTTGAGCTCCAAGACTACCGTCGGTCACCGGAATCTCGTTCTCGAGTAGTTATGCGTCCAGCAGCGGAAACATTAGCGCAAACAATCGATGTGATGCTAGAGCGTAAAGGGCACGGATGGGACGAACAACTGGCGATGGAACTGGAATCGCGGATAATCACCGCAACATCCCCCCCTTTGTATCTCGGTACAAGCATTATGGCAACGCGAAATGCTACTTTGGCACTAGCTTTAACCTCACCTGCTCACCCCAATCTTTCTGCTGATGGCGCTTTGCGCCAGCCGATGGCAATGGAGTCGGATGCACAATCGTCTTTGGAGAAAATGCGGAAGCTCATTGCAGCAGGCTCGAGGGCCGGTGCGGGTGCTGCACCTTTCCAGCCAGATTGGCTGGTATTGAGGGCAAAGGAACAGTATGAGGCTGTAAGGCTTCATAGGGAACGAGGTGGATTCTTGCCTCAAGGATCTCAAGGGCCTGCACCTAGTACTGCGGGAGATGACGCACCCAGACCTCCAGCTGTcgatgacaagaagaagaaggggaagaaacGTCCAAATatagaggaggaggaaaaaccaaagtcaaagaaaaagaagaagcagccgGCTGCTTCAtctgcagctgctgccagtgatgctgctgatggagagaagaagaaaccTTCggccaaaaaagaaaagggagcGGCAGctgagaaaaagaaaaaggtagaaaagaagaaggattagtgcgagaagaaggtatcTGTACCAATATAGACGTCGCGGGCCATTATAATCTGTAACACTGTATAATCATATAGTAACTATGCATCAAACCATATTTTTCATGTAGGTCGCATTTCACTGCTCCATAACCGGTTTTCGAGATACCATTCCAAAACATAATGTCATGATGTTATAAACCGTAGATTCATGAAAACTGCCAGTCCTTCATAAATTCTCCTCTAGACAGTATCTTCCAAGCAAAGCTTCGGCATGATGTTCATCCCCATTAGCTACCTGTTGTCAGTTTCTATCGCGTCATTTAATAGGAAAACGTGGACTTACTTCCTGGATCAACAATTTGGCCGCATAAGGAATGGTCAAACCCACAACCCCATTACCACTCTTACATTTGGGACACCAGTTATTGTATCCCAACATACCACAGTTCTCACAGACTTGTGTCTCAAACGCATCAGAGGAGATCATAAGACGTTCCAATAAAAGCTGAGTGGCACCATAACCAATCAAACAATCACGCTCCATTTCACCTAGACGAAGACCACCGTCCTTCGAACGACCTTCAGTAGGCTGACGAGTAAGATTAGCCCTAGGGCCAGTAGGTCGAGCATGCATTTTGTCCATGACCATGTGCTACACCATTTTTGTCAGTTCCAGATTGTTTGGGAGATGTAAAAGAGCTATACCTTAAGCTTCTGATAATAGATAGGTCCAAAGTAGACGTAGGCCTCCATTGGCTGACCGGTGATACCGCTGGTTAACATATCCTTACCCCCATACGAGAAACCGTTGTCGATAAGGATCTGCGACATGTCGACGACCTTGGAACCACCAAATGCAGTACCATATTGGAGTTTACCGGCGATGACGCCGGCTTTACCAGAAAGGAGCTCAATCATTTTTCCAACAGTCCTATATGGTCGTTAACTCTACTTCTGAATCACTGAAAAGAAGTGCGTACATTCGAGAGGGGAAACCGTGAGGATTCATGATGATATCAGGTACAATACCTTGATCATTGAACGGCATATCTGCCTGGGGCACGATCAAACCACAAACACCTTTTTGACCATGTCGCGAAGAAAACTTGTCGCCCAGTTCTGGTCTTCGAGTTTGCCTCGTCAAGATCTTGATCAAGGCGCCATCCTCGCCTTCTGTTAACATCACCTTGTCGACTAAGATCGGTTCAGGAGTCTTGTGGGTGACAGGCATTGGTTTGTACAGCTGCGTGTctgcaccaccaccacgaGTATCGACAGGGGTTTCCCGGTGGATCATCACGTCGTATTGGTTAATAGTCGCACCGGGCGCCGTCATTCCGTCGGCCTTATCGACAAAAGTATATGCGTCgggtcgaggaggagggtcGGGGTAAGCGGTACGTTCATGTGAACCATTATGGAATGTTCGCATTGGTGTTGTCACCTTCTTGAGAACGTGACATCGACCGAAACCTCGGTCTACGCTCGCACGATTGAGAATTAAAGCATCTTCGATGTCGTATCCAGAGTAGGACATGACAGCGACCGTAGCATTCTGACCGGCGGGTAGTTTGTTATAGCCGATCAGCTCGATCGTCTTGGTTTTGACCATGGGCTGTTGAGGGTATGTCATGAGATACAGCAAAGTGTCAATACGGTTAAGCTGGTTGTATGCGATGGCGCCAATAGCTTGTTTACCCATCGCACATTGATAAGTGTTTCGAGGAGACTGGTTGTGGTGAGGGTAAGGAATCAAACCAGCGACGGCACCGAGAATGGTAAACGGCTCGATTTCGAGATGCGTTGTTCCTTCTTCGATCTCATTTTCGTAACATGCGATGAAAGCGTCATTCTCCTCGTTGACATCGAGGTATTCCACCAAACCTGCGCGGAGGAAATGGTCGAAAGTgaccttgccctctttcaAAAGCCTCACATGCTCCGTTGTTACCCGTGatctccccttctcaacaatAATCATCGGTCGACAAATTCGTCCACCATCACTTGCGATGTATATGATCTTGTGGTGGTGGTTAATAAAGATCGACACAAATTCCGACATCCTGCCCGCTCGCCTTAACTTTCTGAACTGCCTCACAAATCTCTTCGCCATGTTCGTCACACCGATGAGCGTACCATTCACCTGCACCATGTGCACTCCTGGGCGGTAGAGTTCGTTACCTGTAACAAGGGAGATATCCTCAACACCAAGCATGAAGGCCATCCTGACCAAGGGAGCTTCAGGAACGTCGGTAGTAATGTGAGTCATAAGAGCCAAGTTCTTGACAAGACCACACGCTTCACCTTCAGGCGTATCGGAAGGACAGAGCATACCCCACTGACTTGGTTGAAGGGCACGAGGACCAGAGACTTTACGTGTCTTTTCGAATTGGGAAGAGATACGAGTCATCATACCCAATGCGGCAATGAAGGATAAACGGGACAAGACGTGGGTGACACCTGCACGCTCTACGTGGAATCGCTTGAGCGACCAGTTGCcggtggagatggaacgGACAAACGCCTGAGTGATGGGATCACCACCTTGACGAATCAGGGTCCCCGCATCGAAGGGACCGGCACGGTTGGGCTTTTCCAGAATCTTGTCCATTCGCTTTTTAAGCTCACTGTTGAACGTTTTGAAAGAATCTTCaaagagcaaagacaaAAGCTGACCGGCAAGCTCTAAACGCTTGTTACCGACGTAATCTCGATCATCAACCATATGGTCGTCAATCATGGCCATGAGAACCCTTCGCGTCATGGTGGCGAGGTAGATGCACTTGGGTCGGAAGTTCATGTTTCGCACAGGAACATGGCCAAGAACCATTGCAGCGAGAGCCTGCTGGGCGATATCGCTTGGAGTAAGCTTTTGGTTGGATCCGCTGTCATCTTTTGCCTGGTTGGGAGATACTCTGGCACCAATCCACTCGAGTGCTTGACGGCGGGTAAaagtcttctccttggctGCTTCTTCGAGGGAAACACCAAAGGCTTCCTGATATCGCTCGTCGGAACCACAGATGAGTTGGAGGATTTCCTTGTCGGCAGTAAGACCCATAGCCTTGAGGGCGATGACAATAGGGATGAATTCTTTGAAAGAGTTGTGTCGGAGATAGAGACGGTTGGCTTTACTGACGACATAAGTTTTGACAACTCGGTCATGCGTTGAGCTGTACAACGTCAGCATGACAACGAGTCATTCCATACCAAACCGAACTACAGTGGTTCCGAAACCAAACTTGGCCACATTGATCAAACGCAAACAAATCCAGTCTGGCCAGAGGACTGGTTGCCATTCATGAAGACTGATTTGGTTCGACCAATCTGACCGATTATGTTTGATTGAAGGCCATTGGCCATGACAATAAAGATACAAAGAATGAACGACTTACGATGTAACTTCAGCCATCACCTCAtcctttttgtctttcaTTACCAAGATACGATTCTTGCTCAACTGTTCTTGTACCAATATGACCTTTTCTGTTCCCTTGACGACGAAATATCCTCCCGGATCCATCGGACACTCTCCCATTCTCGCTAACTCCGCCTCATTCTTCCCCTTGAGGTTACACAAATCACTCCTTAACATCACTGGCAACATGCCAATCTGCACACCTCTCTGcttgcttctcttctcctctcccatgtattccacatccac
Above is a genomic segment from Cryptococcus deuterogattii R265 chromosome 8, complete sequence containing:
- a CDS encoding vacuolar protein-sorting-associated protein 4 → MSNSNFLDKAIALVQKAIDEDVKQNYAEAYKQYQDALDYFMMAMKYEKNDKLKELIRKKFTEYLDRAEKLKEHIAKSEEKRSKAKVSAAGASAGSTAGGPDVKGDDGDDPEIKKMRQGLQGAILSESPNVKWEDVAGLAQAKEALKEAVILPIKFPQLFTGKRTPWRGILLYGPPGTGKSYLAKAVATEAKSTFFSVSSSDLVSKWMGESERLVKQLFQMAREQKPAIIFIDEIDSLTGARGEGESEASRRIKTEFLVQMNGVGNEETGVLVLGATNIPWQLDPAIKRRFEKRIYIPLPDIQARRRMFEINIGSTPHGLTPADFTHLAEQTDGYSGSDIAVIVRDALMQPVRKVLSATHFKEVEVDTPEGPQIKLTPCSPGAPSAIEKTWTDIESSELLEPLLGLKDFEKAITVNRPTVSTKDIEKHIQFTNESGGEGA
- a CDS encoding DNA-directed RNA polymerase III subunit RPC2 yields the protein MPPKAPVKRTAASSSSTAPRKAPRAGPSTTAATAKRPATTSSTVAKGKAPARPSASTQVDVKPKLEDTRGEEEWADLMKQQYGDKKGADWYSKGVKTVEDKWQLLPAFLKVKGLVKQHLDSFNYFVNVDIKAILAANSLVISDINPKYYIRYTDIRVGRPARHDANQVASALSPMECRLTDSTYSAPIYVDVEYMGEEKRSKQRGVQIGMLPVMLRSDLCNLKGKNEAELARMGECPMDPGGYFVVKGTEKVILVQEQLSKNRILVMKDKKDEVMAEVTSSTHDRVVKTYVVSKANRLYLRHNSFKEFIPIVIALKAMGLTADKEILQLICGSDERYQEAFGVSLEEAAKEKTFTRRQALEWIGARVSPNQAKDDSGSNQKLTPSDIAQQALAAMVLGHVPVRNMNFRPKCIYLATMTRRVLMAMIDDHMVDDRDYVGNKRLELAGQLLSLLFEDSFKTFNSELKKRMDKILEKPNRAGPFDAGTLIRQGGDPITQAFVRSISTGNWSLKRFHVERAGVTHVLSRLSFIAALGMMTRISSQFEKTRKVSGPRALQPSQWGMLCPSDTPEGEACGLVKNLALMTHITTDVPEAPLVRMAFMLGVEDISLVTGNELYRPGVHMVQVNGTLIGVTNMAKRFVRQFRKLRRAGRMSEFVSIFINHHHKIIYIASDGGRICRPMIIVEKGRSRVTTEHVRLLKEGKVTFDHFLRAGLVEYLDVNEENDAFIACYENEIEEGTTHLEIEPFTILGAVAGLIPYPHHNQSPRNTYQCAMGKQAIGAIAYNQLNRIDTLLYLMTYPQQPMVKTKTIELIGYNKLPAGQNATVAVMSYSGYDIEDALILNRASVDRGFGRCHVLKKVTTPMRTFHNGSHERTAYPDPPPRPDAYTFVDKADGMTAPGATINQYDVMIHRETPVDTRGGGADTQLYKPMPVTHKTPEPILVDKVMLTEGEDGALIKILTRQTRRPELGDKFSSRHGQKGVCGLIVPQADMPFNDQGIVPDIIMNPHGFPSRMTVGKMIELLSGKAGVIAGKLQYGTAFGGSKVVDMSQILIDNGFSYGGKDMLTSGITGQPMEAYVYFGPIYYQKLKHMVMDKMHARPTGPRANLTRQPTEGRSKDGGLRLGEMERDCLIGYGATQLLLERLMISSDAFETQVCENCGMLGYNNWCPKCKSGNGVVGLTIPYAAKLLIQELMGMNIMPKLCLEDTV